One window from the genome of Leuconostoc suionicum encodes:
- a CDS encoding amino acid ABC transporter ATP-binding protein has translation MSFIEIKDVHKSFYQNEILKGIDLTLHKGEVIVILGPSGSGKTTFLRCLNTLEKADKGQIKIDDVTKDFTVKDRQNTRDLILKTAMVFQGHALFGNMTVLQNVIEGLIRVKKMDREAATKIGLSTLDRVGLSDRANYYPVQLSGGQQQRAGIARAMAMQPELLLFDEPTSALDPELVGEVLSAMKELAQEGHTMIVVTHEMQFAYEVADRVLYMEGGVVVEQGPPEEIFNAPKDKRTQQFLARLSGKNFGDPELVNS, from the coding sequence ATGAGTTTTATTGAAATTAAAGATGTACACAAGTCCTTTTACCAAAATGAAATTTTAAAGGGTATTGATCTAACCCTGCATAAAGGTGAAGTTATTGTTATCTTGGGCCCATCAGGTTCTGGTAAAACAACTTTCTTACGCTGTTTGAATACACTTGAAAAAGCAGACAAAGGACAGATTAAGATTGATGATGTGACAAAAGATTTTACAGTAAAAGATCGTCAAAATACACGAGACCTAATTTTAAAGACAGCTATGGTATTTCAAGGGCATGCTTTATTCGGTAATATGACGGTATTGCAAAATGTTATTGAAGGTTTGATTCGTGTGAAAAAAATGGATCGCGAAGCAGCCACAAAAATTGGGTTGTCAACTCTAGATAGAGTTGGGCTATCTGACCGAGCAAATTATTATCCTGTTCAACTCTCTGGTGGGCAACAGCAGCGTGCAGGGATTGCTCGAGCAATGGCAATGCAGCCAGAACTATTATTGTTTGATGAACCGACTAGTGCTTTGGATCCTGAATTAGTAGGTGAAGTTTTATCCGCTATGAAAGAGTTGGCACAAGAAGGGCACACGATGATTGTCGTCACACATGAAATGCAATTTGCTTATGAAGTGGCAGATCGGGTATTGTACATGGAAGGTGGCGTTGTGGTAGAGCAAGGCCCACCAGAAGAAATATTTAATGCACCAAAAGATAAGCGGACTCAACAATTTTTGGCACGATTATCGGGTAAAAATTTTGGAGATCCAGAATTGGTAAATTCATGA
- a CDS encoding NAD(P)-dependent oxidoreductase — MKILFFNVSTVEKNIIDEWADAQQIAVKTLPVSIDYDNIDLTRDFDAVIFYPGKSFQTDENLYSRLAENGMKQISVKSTGYDNINFEFAEKYHLTITNVPDYSPESVSHFTVMSVLMLLRNLPRYLDNPETTQRKEFMGRELTEVTVGIYGAGRLGSLVAKTLKFMGARVMMNSRSLKPELIESGIEFVDFKQLLAESDVLSIHVPLNKQTFHKFDFDNLSLMKQNAILVNTARGEIVDTSALITHLQQGKFQGLALDALENEDTKGFATNPYYQSLHKFENVLLTPHIAYFTKAAVRDIAITALENARDIVIEGKSENTVVQ; from the coding sequence ATGAAAATACTATTTTTTAACGTCTCAACTGTAGAAAAAAATATTATTGATGAATGGGCTGACGCACAACAGATTGCTGTTAAAACGCTACCTGTTTCGATTGACTACGATAACATTGACTTAACTCGCGATTTTGATGCTGTTATTTTTTATCCAGGAAAATCTTTTCAAACTGACGAAAATTTATATTCTCGATTGGCAGAGAATGGTATGAAACAAATTTCTGTCAAATCAACAGGTTATGATAATATTAATTTCGAATTTGCTGAAAAGTATCACCTGACAATAACTAATGTTCCTGATTATTCGCCAGAATCCGTATCGCATTTTACAGTGATGAGCGTGCTTATGTTGTTACGTAATTTACCGCGATATCTTGATAACCCAGAAACGACACAACGAAAAGAGTTTATGGGAAGAGAACTGACAGAAGTGACCGTGGGCATATATGGTGCTGGTCGATTGGGCAGTCTTGTGGCTAAAACGCTGAAATTCATGGGTGCACGGGTAATGATGAATTCTCGTAGTCTTAAGCCAGAGTTAATTGAATCAGGCATAGAATTTGTGGATTTTAAACAGTTATTAGCCGAAAGCGATGTGTTAAGTATTCACGTGCCGCTAAATAAACAAACTTTTCATAAGTTTGATTTTGATAATCTTAGTTTAATGAAACAAAATGCCATATTAGTCAACACAGCACGAGGTGAAATAGTTGATACTTCAGCATTGATAACGCACTTACAGCAAGGGAAATTTCAAGGTTTGGCACTTGACGCATTGGAAAATGAGGATACGAAAGGATTTGCAACAAATCCCTATTACCAGTCACTTCATAAATTTGAGAATGTATTACTGACACCACACATTGCGTATTTTACGAAGGCAGCTGTTCGTGATATTGCAATAACCGCATTAGAAAATGCACGTGATATCGTTATTGAAGGTAAATCAGAGAATACTGTTGTACAATAG
- the tgt gene encoding tRNA guanosine(34) transglycosylase Tgt, producing MANEKHPAVWYEHLHTEKYTGARRGRIHTPHGTFETPMFMPVGTQGAVKGVGTRELKDIGSQFILSNTYHLWVRPGDELIAEAGGLHKYMGWDQAILTDSGGFQVFSLSDARKLKEEGVTFQNHVNGDRMFLSPEVAMRIQNNLGSDVMMQLDEAIPYFETYDYIKNSMQRSLRWAERAKVAHKKTDTQALFGIVQGAGFKALRTESANNLVDMDLPGYAVGGLSVGESKAEMNRVLDFTMPLLPEDKPRYLMGVAAPDSLIDGVMRGVDMFDCVLPTRIGRKGTLMTRYGRVVIRNSKYKNDFTPLDPDLSYYSPNPIRKEQFGNLAQYDIPGYNPFKTLTRSYLHHLFNANELLGAQLASEHNLRFLLQFMEDMRTAIENDELLAFRETVMEEYGYNKPNARLF from the coding sequence ATGGCAAATGAAAAACATCCTGCAGTATGGTATGAACACCTTCATACTGAAAAGTATACAGGTGCTCGACGAGGTCGTATTCACACGCCACACGGTACGTTTGAAACACCGATGTTTATGCCTGTTGGCACACAAGGTGCAGTGAAGGGTGTGGGCACGCGTGAATTAAAAGACATTGGCTCACAATTCATTTTAAGCAATACATACCATCTATGGGTGCGTCCAGGAGATGAATTAATTGCTGAAGCAGGCGGTTTACATAAATATATGGGCTGGGATCAGGCTATCTTGACTGATTCTGGTGGATTTCAAGTTTTTTCATTGTCTGATGCACGTAAATTAAAAGAAGAAGGCGTCACTTTCCAGAACCATGTTAATGGTGACAGAATGTTCCTATCACCTGAAGTAGCCATGCGGATTCAAAACAACCTTGGATCTGATGTTATGATGCAATTAGACGAAGCCATTCCTTATTTTGAAACTTATGATTATATCAAGAATTCAATGCAACGTTCGCTGCGGTGGGCTGAGCGAGCTAAAGTAGCACATAAGAAGACGGATACACAAGCTTTATTTGGTATTGTTCAAGGAGCAGGTTTTAAAGCTTTACGAACTGAATCGGCCAATAACTTAGTAGATATGGATTTACCCGGATACGCAGTTGGCGGTTTATCAGTGGGTGAATCTAAGGCTGAAATGAATCGTGTTCTGGACTTCACCATGCCACTGTTACCAGAAGATAAGCCACGTTACTTGATGGGCGTGGCAGCACCTGATTCATTAATAGACGGTGTTATGCGCGGTGTTGATATGTTTGATTGTGTGTTGCCAACTAGAATAGGACGCAAGGGAACGTTGATGACACGTTATGGTCGTGTTGTCATCCGAAATTCAAAATATAAGAATGACTTCACGCCATTAGATCCTGATTTGAGTTATTACTCACCAAACCCTATTCGTAAGGAACAATTTGGCAATTTAGCACAATACGATATACCAGGCTATAATCCTTTTAAAACATTAACTCGTTCTTATTTGCATCACCTATTTAATGCAAATGAATTATTAGGTGCGCAATTAGCCTCGGAACATAATTTACGTTTCTTGTTACAATTCATGGAAGATATGCGTACTGCTATTGAAAACGATGAACTATTGGCTTTCCGTGAAACTGTTATGGAAGAATATGGATATAATAAGCCTAATGCACGATTATTCTAA
- a CDS encoding aminotransferase-like domain-containing protein: protein MSEKRYEFATRVAGLLPNPLREQAKHVQEADDYIKLTYGYPSNQAFPVEKLAKISEKVYRDHAFDFMQYGETEGIPRLRTQIKERLAKYQSLDVENNDVLITSGSTQGMDLVFKIFVNEGDIVLTEEQTFVGAVNAIKSYGGTVQGLPFDFAAESIDTSALKATLEADTEHRIKVLYLIPTFQNPIGTSMPLEKRQEVYDICQAHEVMIYEDDPYGDLLYAEKTAIPKIKSFDQTGNVIYAGSFSKILAPGSRLGYLLAPKVVFEKLVLMKQVADSFANLYWQYLASQLIDDYDFNEHIDYLRQLYKEKMDTMISSLAQKSDDNMEFVVPDGGYFISVKLNDDIATKVFYEELEQRHIGVIPGNIMSAAGSGYEQYFRLNFTLPTLSEIKTGIERISEAAAAAKQTKSPVI from the coding sequence ATGTCAGAAAAGCGTTATGAATTTGCAACACGGGTAGCAGGATTGCTCCCAAATCCTTTGCGGGAACAAGCCAAACATGTTCAAGAGGCTGATGATTATATTAAACTAACTTATGGTTATCCTAGCAATCAGGCTTTTCCTGTTGAAAAGTTGGCCAAAATTTCTGAAAAAGTTTATCGTGATCATGCATTTGACTTTATGCAGTATGGTGAAACCGAAGGAATTCCGAGGTTGCGAACACAAATTAAAGAAAGGTTAGCAAAATACCAGTCCTTAGATGTTGAAAATAATGATGTTTTGATTACTTCTGGCTCGACGCAAGGAATGGATTTAGTTTTTAAAATATTTGTGAATGAAGGTGATATTGTTCTAACTGAAGAACAAACATTTGTTGGCGCAGTTAATGCGATTAAATCTTACGGGGGCACAGTGCAAGGGTTGCCGTTTGATTTCGCTGCTGAAAGTATTGATACATCAGCCTTGAAAGCTACTCTTGAAGCGGACACAGAGCATAGGATTAAAGTGTTGTATCTAATCCCAACTTTTCAGAATCCGATTGGCACATCGATGCCACTTGAAAAGCGTCAAGAAGTATATGATATTTGTCAGGCACATGAAGTCATGATTTATGAGGATGATCCATACGGTGATTTGCTGTATGCAGAAAAAACAGCCATTCCAAAAATTAAATCATTTGATCAGACGGGTAATGTCATTTACGCAGGTTCTTTTTCAAAAATATTAGCGCCAGGATCGCGTTTGGGATACTTATTAGCACCAAAAGTCGTATTCGAAAAATTAGTTTTGATGAAACAAGTTGCCGATTCGTTTGCCAATTTATATTGGCAATATTTGGCCAGTCAGTTGATAGACGATTACGACTTTAATGAACACATTGATTACTTACGCCAGCTTTATAAGGAAAAGATGGATACAATGATTTCATCGTTGGCCCAGAAGTCTGATGATAATATGGAATTTGTTGTACCAGATGGTGGTTATTTCATATCAGTTAAACTAAATGACGATATAGCAACTAAAGTCTTTTATGAAGAATTGGAACAGCGACATATCGGTGTCATTCCAGGCAATATTATGAGTGCAGCAGGTAGTGGATATGAGCAATACTTTAGATTGAACTTTACGTTGCCCACATTATCCGAAATCAAAACTGGCATTGAAAGAATTTCTGAGGCAGCAGCGGCGGCAAAACAAACCAAGTCCCCAGTAATTTGA
- the yajC gene encoding preprotein translocase subunit YajC, with protein MSLNLILPLVIIVAMFWFMSRQQKKQREQQQNMQKSLQKGSKVVTIGGLHAVVDSVDNAAKTVDLDAEGVILTYELSAIRSISNPVDTEKPTVADITPADKVEETSEKITDDAEKPADDK; from the coding sequence ATGTCGTTGAATTTGATTTTGCCATTAGTAATTATTGTGGCAATGTTCTGGTTTATGTCACGTCAGCAAAAGAAGCAACGTGAACAACAACAAAATATGCAAAAAAGTTTGCAAAAAGGTAGCAAAGTTGTTACCATTGGTGGTTTGCACGCAGTTGTTGATAGCGTGGATAACGCTGCAAAGACTGTTGATTTAGATGCTGAAGGTGTTATTTTAACATATGAATTATCAGCCATTCGTTCTATCAGCAATCCAGTAGATACTGAAAAGCCAACTGTGGCTGATATTACACCTGCTGATAAGGTTGAAGAAACAAGTGAAAAAATTACTGACGATGCTGAAAAACCAGCAGATGACAAGTAA
- a CDS encoding alpha/beta fold hydrolase, with protein sequence MKTVTKVMSDGTKIVYDEYGNDQLRTVFLLHGNGSSARYFKRQLPSYTAYFHVIAIDSRGHGRSTNTKKTIDMADVICDIDELRRDLSIDKISIVGYSDGANIALKYAVEKQNHVSRMVLNAPNVTSDGVYRILWWGDAIARFGTELFAPISQKARRRHIQLHVMSEPLNITQAQLKVLTIPILFVIGQFDIVKRQHIESISKIMPAAKVMILRGHGHFVTYTNPRKFAQLITPFLLGGKHEGH encoded by the coding sequence ATGAAAACAGTCACAAAAGTTATGTCGGATGGTACAAAAATTGTATATGACGAATATGGTAATGATCAGTTGAGGACTGTTTTTTTATTACATGGTAATGGTAGCTCTGCCCGTTATTTTAAACGTCAATTACCCAGTTATACAGCATACTTTCACGTTATTGCGATAGATTCTCGAGGACACGGTCGCTCCACCAATACTAAAAAAACTATTGATATGGCAGATGTTATTTGCGATATCGATGAATTGAGACGAGACCTGTCTATCGATAAAATAAGCATAGTTGGTTATAGTGATGGCGCTAATATTGCATTGAAATATGCAGTTGAAAAGCAGAATCATGTTTCTAGGATGGTTTTGAACGCACCTAATGTAACATCAGATGGTGTCTATCGTATTTTATGGTGGGGAGATGCTATTGCACGATTTGGAACTGAATTATTTGCACCAATTAGTCAGAAAGCCCGTCGCCGTCATATACAGCTACATGTCATGAGTGAACCATTGAATATTACACAGGCACAATTAAAGGTGTTAACAATACCGATATTATTTGTTATTGGGCAATTTGATATCGTTAAACGGCAACACATTGAAAGTATTTCCAAAATTATGCCGGCTGCCAAAGTTATGATTCTGCGTGGGCACGGGCACTTCGTAACATACACAAATCCGCGGAAGTTTGCACAATTGATTACACCGTTTTTACTTGGGGGAAAGCATGAAGGGCATTAA
- a CDS encoding MFS transporter, whose translation MMQNNQQSLDKIKGAVGTQSRDTDQRLFTKDFIILMMINFLVMTAVTTQMGTLPLYVTHLGGNSIMSGLVVGIWGLAALCARIPVGKLLDTYGRKKLIFIGLAILMADFSMLIFYSTIVSLIVLRALQGIGNGTQSTSVATMVADKLPKQKLSIGLGYFSISQTLPAAIGPAIGLVVVENFGFQSLFYFSLSLICIAFVLSFFVKDNYTHVEKAKHVADENTGFLDLIRLRSVWVPSLIVFVVCFANAAVTAFLVQFGEQKNLSATIVGFSFTMQAIIGALVRVWFAKLYLYFRSYVLVIAGILMIASAYFMIAFGATVEWLVLAGALNGFGFALLIPLMNAVVLKNVSSAQRGRATAIFSSGTDVAYGLGAFMWGVVANFIGFFGMYCLTATMVIATLLLVIAHNRLLNE comes from the coding sequence ATGATGCAGAATAATCAACAAAGTTTGGACAAAATAAAAGGCGCAGTCGGTACTCAAAGCAGAGATACTGATCAGCGTCTTTTTACCAAGGATTTTATCATTCTAATGATGATTAACTTCTTGGTTATGACAGCAGTCACTACCCAAATGGGTACGTTGCCACTTTATGTAACGCATCTAGGTGGTAATTCGATTATGTCGGGATTAGTTGTCGGCATTTGGGGATTGGCTGCTCTTTGTGCGCGAATTCCAGTTGGCAAGTTACTGGACACATACGGTCGAAAAAAATTAATTTTTATTGGTTTAGCAATTTTGATGGCTGATTTCTCTATGTTGATTTTTTATAGTACAATTGTTAGTTTAATTGTTTTAAGAGCGTTACAAGGAATTGGTAATGGCACTCAATCTACGTCGGTTGCAACTATGGTAGCTGATAAGTTACCGAAGCAAAAGTTATCAATTGGTTTGGGGTATTTTAGTATATCGCAAACTTTACCGGCCGCCATTGGTCCTGCAATAGGGCTAGTTGTTGTTGAAAATTTTGGTTTTCAATCACTTTTCTATTTTAGTTTGTCATTGATTTGTATAGCTTTTGTTTTATCATTTTTCGTTAAGGACAACTATACTCATGTTGAAAAAGCTAAGCATGTAGCAGATGAGAATACAGGCTTTCTTGATTTAATTCGTCTAAGAAGTGTGTGGGTGCCAAGCCTAATTGTTTTTGTGGTTTGTTTTGCGAATGCTGCTGTTACAGCGTTCTTAGTCCAATTTGGTGAGCAAAAAAATTTATCAGCGACGATTGTTGGGTTTAGCTTTACTATGCAGGCGATTATTGGTGCTTTAGTTCGTGTTTGGTTTGCAAAGTTATATCTATACTTTAGATCTTATGTGTTAGTAATAGCCGGTATATTAATGATTGCCTCAGCCTACTTTATGATTGCTTTTGGTGCAACAGTGGAATGGTTAGTTTTGGCTGGTGCCTTGAATGGATTTGGATTTGCGTTGCTTATTCCGTTGATGAATGCAGTGGTTTTGAAGAATGTTTCCTCAGCACAACGCGGTCGGGCTACAGCAATTTTTTCCTCTGGTACGGATGTCGCCTATGGCTTAGGGGCCTTTATGTGGGGGGTAGTTGCCAATTTCATCGGTTTTTTTGGAATGTATTGTCTCACGGCCACAATGGTTATTGCAACTTTGTTGTTAGTAATCGCCCATAATCGTTTGTTAAATGAATAA
- a CDS encoding amino acid ABC transporter permease codes for MSFDIGFIFQVVVKLIPYIPITIYMAFVSLIIGGLLGLVIALVRHYKVPVLSQLFTIMITILKGVPLILVFLLIFMVTSQNFNRVAKALGWHMHYGDLPMSLLAIIGLSLMAMVGLSEAFRGAFESVKTVQFDAARSLGMTNLQTIRRVLIPQAFPVALPMIINMLINLIKGTAIASLISVVEIFSTATQAASSNYKYFEAYIAAAIIYWLMTIVIERAAVLLEGRMDKKTRRA; via the coding sequence ATGAGCTTTGATATTGGATTTATATTTCAGGTGGTAGTTAAATTAATTCCATACATTCCCATCACGATTTACATGGCGTTTGTCAGCTTAATTATTGGCGGATTATTAGGATTAGTCATCGCACTAGTACGACACTATAAAGTGCCGGTGTTATCACAGTTGTTTACTATCATGATTACCATTCTTAAAGGCGTTCCCTTGATTTTAGTTTTTTTACTTATCTTCATGGTTACATCCCAGAACTTTAATCGTGTGGCTAAGGCACTAGGATGGCATATGCACTATGGTGATTTACCAATGAGCCTTTTAGCAATCATTGGGTTATCCTTGATGGCAATGGTTGGTCTGAGTGAGGCCTTTCGAGGTGCTTTTGAGTCAGTGAAAACTGTTCAGTTTGACGCTGCACGATCGCTTGGTATGACTAATTTGCAGACAATTCGTCGTGTGCTAATACCCCAAGCTTTTCCAGTCGCTTTACCAATGATTATTAATATGTTGATTAACTTAATTAAGGGCACAGCAATCGCATCATTAATTTCTGTGGTTGAAATTTTCTCAACGGCAACGCAAGCCGCTAGTTCTAACTATAAATACTTTGAAGCCTACATTGCTGCGGCAATTATTTACTGGTTAATGACAATTGTTATTGAACGAGCCGCTGTTCTATTAGAAGGACGTATGGATAAAAAGACAAGGAGGGCGTAA
- the mprF gene encoding bifunctional lysylphosphatidylglycerol flippase/synthetase MprF, giving the protein MKGINHVLSKLIILVITLVLITQLFIMTREITWHAMLSTMNDIAWWQMVLLLLAGFLVIMPTLFNDLILREWQGYKLTTSEMLQRAWLVNVFNLNAGFIGILSVFLRRIFYNDQPKQKPIKPYIQMYILGQSGLLFATIVAFVILILDANKQLTEQLVWLALFILVAIIGIIISFSKRINIWQGLNSTVVTRFIINSIITLFAQVGLFILIGRVIDIDIGTSEIILSFVISSAIALITMTPGTWGSFDVAIIIMLSFFDVTRVDSFIWLILYRVSYNLFPLLSAVALLFLRISKRINASFRGVPHYVAQSVVHQFLIIILYLSGMLLVLAGTMPKVAEKIFVFNHLRSWPITYTLINQLPNILFGFLILISARGIANRVQRAYGATIVVLLLVATYVFFFYQYLAPLFFIAAILIAVLFSKKSLYRKQFIHSWEEQAVDFLIWATLIISYLALGVVNLPPIHRHFHHVGNMPSMHWWYVGLIIITVVSISGLALSKFLHSQQIPLGVGLDEARVNKVLTIGDNHYTNLIFLGDKRLYFYQTDDEDVVGIQFRIINNKAMVMGDPFGDEKYFAAAMEQFVNEADVLGYMPVFYEISENIAMMAHEFGYDFFKLGEEALVILDDFSTAGKKMQNIRSEMNQATRAGFKFRVLEPPFNHDVLQQMQLISDEWLAGREEKGYSLGFFDENYLQRSPIAVLEKEGQIEAFATLVTSYTEQQMSVDLMRFTHAAPNGVMDVLFVNVFDYAKQRHFKIFNLGMSPLANVGQHRQSFGRERLANLVYQFGSKVYSFEGLHHYKNKFTKVWQPMYIGYSRKSSIIAVMFGLLKIDNKGVKHAPKSDMRYTRSN; this is encoded by the coding sequence ATGAAGGGCATTAATCACGTTTTATCAAAGTTAATTATATTAGTTATTACATTGGTGCTGATTACTCAGTTATTCATTATGACGAGAGAAATCACGTGGCATGCAATGTTGTCGACAATGAATGATATTGCTTGGTGGCAAATGGTGTTGCTACTTCTAGCTGGATTTTTGGTGATCATGCCAACGTTATTTAATGATCTTATTTTGCGCGAATGGCAAGGCTACAAACTAACTACGAGTGAAATGTTGCAGCGTGCGTGGTTAGTTAATGTTTTTAATTTAAATGCTGGTTTTATTGGTATTTTAAGTGTATTTTTACGACGTATTTTTTATAATGATCAACCAAAACAAAAGCCGATTAAGCCCTATATACAAATGTATATACTTGGTCAAAGTGGTTTACTCTTCGCAACTATCGTTGCTTTTGTCATTTTAATATTAGATGCCAATAAACAGTTAACTGAACAATTAGTGTGGCTAGCCCTGTTTATTTTAGTGGCTATCATAGGGATAATTATTTCCTTTAGTAAACGGATAAATATTTGGCAAGGGTTGAACAGCACAGTTGTTACACGTTTTATAATTAACTCAATTATTACGCTGTTCGCTCAAGTGGGGTTGTTTATATTAATAGGTCGTGTTATTGACATTGATATTGGTACTTCGGAAATCATACTTAGTTTTGTTATTTCTAGTGCAATTGCTCTGATTACCATGACACCCGGAACTTGGGGTTCGTTTGACGTTGCGATTATTATTATGTTGTCGTTTTTTGATGTAACTCGTGTGGATAGTTTTATTTGGCTCATATTATATCGTGTTAGTTATAATTTGTTTCCTTTATTGAGTGCTGTAGCTCTTTTGTTTTTACGTATTTCTAAACGAATTAATGCTAGTTTTCGAGGTGTGCCACATTATGTTGCCCAATCAGTTGTTCACCAATTTTTGATTATTATACTCTACTTATCTGGTATGTTGCTTGTCTTAGCAGGGACGATGCCCAAGGTTGCAGAAAAAATATTTGTTTTTAATCATCTACGCTCCTGGCCTATCACATATACTTTAATCAATCAATTACCCAATATTTTATTTGGTTTTTTGATCTTAATTAGTGCGCGTGGCATTGCTAATCGTGTACAACGTGCTTATGGGGCGACTATTGTTGTCTTATTGTTAGTAGCTACATATGTATTTTTCTTTTATCAGTATCTGGCACCGTTGTTTTTTATAGCCGCTATTTTGATAGCGGTGTTATTTAGTAAAAAGTCTCTGTATAGAAAGCAATTTATTCACTCTTGGGAAGAGCAGGCTGTGGATTTTCTGATTTGGGCGACGCTAATTATTAGTTATTTAGCTTTGGGCGTGGTCAATTTACCTCCAATTCATCGCCATTTTCATCATGTTGGTAACATGCCATCCATGCATTGGTGGTATGTAGGTCTTATTATTATCACTGTTGTCTCTATTTCTGGTTTAGCTTTGTCTAAATTTTTGCATTCACAGCAGATTCCGCTTGGTGTGGGATTAGATGAAGCAAGAGTGAACAAAGTTCTAACTATTGGTGATAATCACTACACTAATCTCATTTTTTTGGGTGATAAAAGACTATATTTTTATCAAACTGACGATGAAGATGTTGTAGGTATTCAGTTTCGAATTATTAACAACAAGGCAATGGTTATGGGGGATCCTTTTGGGGACGAAAAGTACTTTGCTGCCGCGATGGAGCAATTTGTAAACGAAGCGGATGTACTTGGTTATATGCCAGTTTTTTATGAAATTAGCGAAAACATTGCTATGATGGCCCATGAATTTGGTTATGATTTTTTCAAACTTGGTGAGGAAGCATTGGTTATTCTTGATGATTTTTCGACTGCTGGTAAAAAAATGCAGAACATTCGTTCAGAAATGAATCAAGCAACGCGTGCTGGTTTCAAATTCAGGGTATTAGAACCACCATTTAATCATGACGTGTTGCAGCAAATGCAACTAATTAGTGATGAATGGCTTGCTGGACGTGAAGAAAAAGGATACTCACTAGGATTCTTTGATGAAAATTATTTGCAGCGTAGTCCAATAGCCGTACTTGAAAAAGAAGGGCAAATTGAAGCGTTTGCAACGTTAGTGACTTCATATACAGAACAACAAATGTCAGTTGACTTAATGAGATTCACGCATGCTGCACCGAATGGTGTCATGGATGTTTTATTCGTCAACGTATTTGATTATGCTAAACAACGGCATTTTAAAATATTTAATTTAGGTATGTCACCTTTGGCTAATGTTGGCCAGCATCGTCAAAGTTTTGGACGTGAGCGCTTGGCTAATTTAGTCTATCAATTTGGCTCAAAGGTTTATTCTTTTGAAGGATTGCATCATTATAAAAATAAATTTACCAAAGTTTGGCAACCTATGTACATTGGCTACTCAAGGAAAAGCAGCATTATTGCCGTTATGTTTGGATTGCTGAAAATAGACAACAAAGGAGTGAAACATGCACCAAAAAGCGATATGAGATATACTAGAAGCAATTAA
- a CDS encoding amino acid ABC transporter ATP-binding protein, whose product MIEVKDVHKSFNDNEVIKGVSLSLNEGEVVTILGPSGSGKTTFLRCLNFLETADSGSITVNDEQVTFGQANANDILQLRRQMGMVFQNYALFLNKTAKQNIMEPMVIVHGFSVKEAEARAAELLEAVGLPDHGDYYPAQLSGGQKQRIGIARALAVHPAVLLFDEPTAALDPELVGEVLKVMKGVKDAGVAMIVVTHEMQFAYEVSDRVIFMADGVIVEEGTPQQIFEAPKEERTKAFLNRFTVQ is encoded by the coding sequence ATGATTGAAGTTAAGGATGTCCATAAAAGTTTCAACGATAATGAGGTCATTAAGGGCGTTAGCTTGTCTTTAAATGAGGGTGAGGTAGTGACTATTCTAGGCCCATCTGGGTCTGGAAAAACAACTTTCCTACGTTGCTTAAATTTTTTGGAAACAGCCGATTCAGGATCAATAACCGTTAATGATGAGCAAGTTACGTTTGGCCAAGCAAATGCAAATGATATTCTACAGTTACGACGACAAATGGGGATGGTATTTCAAAACTATGCGTTGTTCTTAAACAAAACTGCAAAGCAAAATATCATGGAACCAATGGTTATTGTTCATGGATTTAGTGTTAAAGAAGCTGAAGCGCGTGCTGCTGAATTATTGGAGGCTGTCGGGTTACCAGATCATGGTGATTATTACCCAGCACAATTATCAGGTGGACAAAAACAACGTATCGGTATCGCACGAGCATTGGCAGTTCATCCAGCAGTATTACTGTTTGATGAACCAACAGCAGCATTAGACCCAGAACTTGTGGGTGAAGTGCTTAAAGTCATGAAAGGAGTTAAAGATGCTGGTGTAGCCATGATTGTTGTGACACATGAAATGCAATTTGCGTACGAAGTGAGTGATCGGGTTATTTTTATGGCTGATGGCGTGATTGTGGAGGAAGGAACGCCACAACAAATATTTGAAGCACCGAAAGAAGAACGAACAAAAGCATTCTTAAACCGTTTTACAGTACAATAA